The Candidatus Nomurabacteria bacterium DNA window CTTTGCTGGAGGTTTGAGCGATGCCGAGCTGCAATGGGCTTATGCACACAGCGGTCTCTATGTATTTCCATCTCTTATGGAAGGTTTTGGTCTGCCTCCGCTTGAAGCAATGCGCGCCGGCGTGCCTGTGGTGGCTGCTCGTGCTTCTTGCCTCCCTGAAATTTTGGGCCCGGCTGCTGAGTATTTTGATCCACATTCACAGGAAGACCTCCAGCGCGCTATGTTGGCTGTTTTAGATAACCCCGCACTTCGGGAAAAGTACATCTCCTTAGGCTATGAGCAGATAGGGCGCTATCGTTGGGAGGAAATGGCAAAGCAGACCGCCCAACTTTATCAAGAACTGCTATACTAGGGTGATAGAGGATTGACCCATGCTACACTCATCCAAATCTAACTCGACCGAAGGCGTCCCACAACAAAATGTGCTTGATTTGCGCAAAATGTTGCAGCGGCCAAAACCAGCGCCAGAAGTAAAGAAAAAACCTGTTCAGAAAATAGTGAAAGAGCAGCTTTCTTCTCTTCGCCCGACTCATTTCTCAATTGAAAAACCAAAGGTGAGCATGCGCTTACCTCAGGTTTCTTTTGTATATTTCCGTCGCCTACCTGGACATTGGCGAAGTGTGCTGGTCTTTGCGGCGATTGCGTTACTTTTACTCAGTCCTATGCTCCTAAGCGGGCCTGTACGTCGTTTACATACAGCGAAAGGTGAAGTTTTAGCTGCCTCCACTCAAGCCTATGCGTTTTTACAAACAGCCGGTGATGAGGCGAGTCAATTTGAGTTTAGCAAGGCTGAGGATGCTTTTAACCAGGCGCTCAGTCAATTTCAAGATGCGCAAAATTCTTTTGATGGTATTGGTGGCTCATTAAAGACGATTTTGCGGATTATGCCTTTTACCGGCTCCTCAGTCACTACTGGTGAAGCGTTGCTGACGGCTGGTCAGTCAATCGCCCGAGCTGGTCAACGCTTTAGCCAGGCGGCGCAGGTGCTGACCGAGCAAACGAGTCAACTTGATCCAAATGTAGAGCAGGGCACAAATTTACAAGAAATTTTTCAAGTACTTCCCCCGGCTTTAGATGATATTAGCAGTGACATCGATGTTGCGCTGGCAGCAATTAAAAAGGTTGATCCAAAGCAGGTACCAGAATCATATCGAGATGCGCTTGAGCAAGTGCGAAGTCAGCTGCCGAGTTTTTATGTAGCATTCCATCGAGTTCAATCAAGTGTTCATGTGCTATCTACACTCTTCTCTAGCGGCGAAGAAAAGCAATACGCTCTCGTCTTTCAAAATAGTAATGAGCTACGCCCGACCGGTGGCTTCATGGGGAGCTGGGCGCTTATCAGTGTACGGGATGGCCGAGTAAAGGTGCTTGAAGTGCCAGGGCGGGGTTTCCTCGACTTAAATTTTGGAAGCGATGCACCGTATGTGCCACCTGAGCCTCTCCAGCTCGTTAATCCGACTTGGCAAATTCAAGACGCGAATTGGTGGCCAGATTTTCCTAGCTCGGCCGAGAAAATTAATTGGTTCTACGAGCGGGCAAGAGGATACCAGCTTGATGGCATTATTGCCATGACACCAGCAGTCGTAGAGGATTTACTTAGCTTAACCGGCTCAATTGAGTTACCTGACTATGATTTGCAGGTTGATGCCGAGAGCTTCCGCACCGGTTTACAAGAGGCAGTTGAAGTGACCTATGATAAGGAGTTGAACCAGCCGAAGCAAGTTGTTGGAGCATTATTGCCCAAGCTGCTTGAATCAGTTTTTGCGCTGCCAACCAAGGATTTACTACAGGTCGCATCAGTCTTAACCGATTCATTGGCTCATCGAGATATTTTACTTTATAGCAAAGATGTTGACTTACAGAACGAAATTCGCGACTTAGGTTGGGCTGGGGAGGTGTTATCGGCGCCGCATGATTATCTTCAAGTGGTCGAAGCGAACATCGGGGGTGGCAAGACCGATGGCATGATGCAGCAAGATATTTCCCATGAAGTAAGTATCCAATCTGATGGAAGTCTAGAAGTGCACCTAACCTTGCACCGGCGTAATCTCGGCGATCCAAATGACGAGTGGACTGGTGTGAAAAATGTCTCGTACTTGCGTTTCTATGTGCCAGAGGGAAGTCGTTTCTTAAGCGCTGAGGGATTTACTGCGATTGGTCCAGGGCGTCAGCAACGCGTACCCTCTGATGCACAAAGCGATCCGACGAGTGCTGGGCTCGAGCAAATTGATGCAGAGGATGCGCTTTCCCATACGCAGATAAGTCATGGCTTTGCTAAGACAATATTTGGTAATTGGCTTGAATTAGGCCCTGGTGAAGAAGTAACTGCAACAATAAGCTATCAACTACCGTTTACTTGGGATGATGTGCGTAAGGATGGATATAGCCTCTATGTTCAACAACAAGCCGGGACGAGTCAGCGTACATTACTAAGTAGTTTTAGTTTTCCTGAATCATTTACTCCAAACTGGTCTAGTCCGACCGGTGGAGAGGTATATCGCCTCGGAAATTCGGTGCGCTTTTCTGCTCCTTTAGTAATGGATCAGAGTTATGCGCTTTCTTTTACTAAGCGCTAGTAGAATAGCATTTTATGAGTGGTCGCTGGCAACGAATTCAAACATCACTAACTGGCGGAGCCTTGCTGATTGCAGCGGCTTCTTTAGTGAGTAAGGTATTAGGCTTTGTTCGTGACAGGCTTTTGGCTGCTCAATTTGGCGCAGGTGATACGCTTGATGCGTACTATGCAGCGTTTAAGCTTCCGGACTTAATATTTAATGTGCTGGTGCTCGGCGCCTTATCAGCAGCTTTCATCCCTGTTTTTATCGAGCGTTGGCAAAAATGTCAGACCGAAGAAGAAAAACAGCAAGCGTGGCATATTGCAAATTCGGTTTTAAATATTTTGCTGATTATTCTGGCGGTCCTTAGCGTGCTCTTGATACTTTTCGCGCCGTGGTTAGTACCGTTTTTGGCTCCTGGATTTCCTGAAGAGAAGATGCGTCTAACTGTGCAGCTGACGCAGATCATGCTCGGTTCGATTCTTTTCTTCGGGGTGAGTAATGTGTTTAGCGGCCTATTAAACGCTTTTCGACGATTTGCTGCGTATGCTATGGCGCCGATTTTTTACAACGTCGGCATCATCGTCGGTATCACCGCGTTTTATAGCTGGTGGGGCATCCCAGGTTTAGCCTGGGGGGTTGTGTTAGGTGCGGCATTGCACATGCTTGTACAAATTCCGGCCGTCTTTCACACGGGTTATCGCTATTCCACCGCACTTGATATGCGCGATCCAGCAGTGAAAAAAATAATGCGCCTTATTTTGCCGCGAACTTTAGGCCTAGCAGTAAACCAATTGAACAATGTTGTCATTACCATCATTGGGTCAACTCTGGCAGCGGGCTCGGTCGCCATTTTTAATTTTGCAAACAATTTACAAAGCTTTCCCATTGGCTTAGTCGGAGTTTCGCTTGCTGTGGCGGCCTTCCCATATTTTTCCGAAGCTTTTTCTCAGCAGGATAAAGAGAAGTTTGTGACGCATTTTTCTATAACCCTACGTCGGATCGTCTTCTTTATCGTGCCGGCCGCTGTCCTCATCCTCTTACTACGTGCGCATATTGTTCGTGTTGTCTTGGGGGCAGGGGAGTTTGATTGGGAGGCAACATATTTAACTGCGCAGACGCTGGGGTATTTCGCAGTCTCACTAGTAGCCCAAAGTTTATTACCAATGTTAGCTCGGTCTTTTTATGCTGATCAGGATACAAGCACTCCGGTAAAAATCGCTGTGGTCAGTCTCTTGGTCAACGTCGCTTTATCGATCTGGTTGGCGCCTCAGCACGGAATACTTGGTTTGGCTGCTGCATTTTCCGTAGCCAATGTGGTGAATATGCTGCTCTTATTGGCAGTGCTTCGGGTACGGCATGGAAATCTCGATGACGAGAGAATAATCCGATCGACTATTAATATTTTACTCGCCTCAGCAGTGATGGCCTTGGTTACCTGGATAAGTTTGCGCGCATTTTTACCTGGAATTAACAATCGGACCTTTATCGGCATCTTCTTGCAAGGGGCAATAGCGGGCAGTATTGGTATTCTTGTATATTTGGGAATTGCCATCACTTTCCGTTTTGATGAGGTGCATCTTGTCACAACACGTCTGCAGCGGATTTGGCAACAATTGAGAGCTGTGCTAAGAAACGGTGGTAAGTGGAAACAGGGAGCAGAATAAGCCCGTCTATGCATCAACACATCCGTAATTTCAGCATCATTGCCCATATTGATCATCCCGCTACCACTCTGTTTTTTTATCTACTAAGTAGGCGGGACGGGACTCGGTAATCTCTATGAATTCCGCTGATAAGCAAATTCGAAATTTTAGTATTATCGCTCATATCGATCATGGGAAGTCGACTTTAGCCGATCGATTCTTGGAGTTGACAGGTACAGTAGATGCTCGGCATATGCGAGCTCAGTATCTCGACCGGATGGATTTAGAGCGTGAACGGGGTATTACGATCAAGCTCAAGCCAATTCAGATGCAGTATAAGGGCTATACCCTGAACTTGATTGATACACCAGGTCATGTGGATTTTACCTATGAGGTATCACGTTCCTTAGCAGCTGTTGAGGGGGTAATTCTCATTGTCGATGCGACGCAAGGTGTCGAGGCGCAGACAGTCGCCAATCTTTACTTAGCTTTGCAACAGGATCTACAGATCATTCCGGTTATGAACAAAATTGATCTGCCGAATGCTGATGTGCCGCGGGTGAGGCAGGAATTAGCCCAACTCATCGGTGTGGACCCCGAGTCAATTTTAGCTGTTTCTGCCAAGACGGGGGAAGGTGTCGAAGCAGTACTTGAGCGAATTATTGCTGAAGTGCCAGCACCCAAAGGTACGCTTGATGCACCAACCCAGGCGCTTATTTTTGACTCCTACTTTGATGACTATCGAGGAGTGATTAGCTCGGTGCGAGTGGTCAACGGCGCAATTCGCAGCAATGAGGATATCCGTTTTCTTGCTACCAAAACGCAAACCAAAGCGCTCGAGGTTGGTCACTTTGGCATGGAGTTTCAACCAAAGCCTGAAATAAAAGCCGGCGAGATTGGATATATCGTGACCGGACTGCGTGACATTGAAAAGGCAAAAGTGGGTGATACGATAAGCACCACGAAAAGCGTTGCCACAGCACTGCCGGGATATCAGGCAATGAAGCCAATGGTTTTTGCCGCACTCTATTGCCAATCGGGCGATGAGTTTGAGCGATTGCGCGAAGGAATTGAAAAGTTAAAATTGAACGACGCTGCCTTAGACTACATTCCTGAGCATTCGCCAGCACTAGGTTTTGGTTTTCGCTGTGGTTTCTTAGGCATGCTGCATATGGAAGTGGTAGAGCAGCGTCTGAAGCGAGAATTTGGTATCAGTGTTATTGTGAGCGCCCCATCAGTGGCCTATCGAATCACTACAACAAACAAAGAAACAAAGGATTATGCAAATCCGATGGATTGGCCGGAAGCGAATCACATAGTGAAAGTTGAGGAGCCGTGGATGAGTGTAACCGTCGTCAGTCCAAACGACTGGATAGGCCCGGTCATGCAGGCAGTGACTGATCGGCGCGGGGTGTACAAGACTACCGAGTATCTCGAAGGAGGTCGCTTAGTGTTGCATTATGAAGTGCCTTTATCCTCGTTGATCAGCGATTTTCATGATACACTGAAGAGCGTATCGCAGGGTTATGCTTCTTTAAATTACGATTATTTAGGCTTCCGAGAGGCAGACGTGACTCGATTGGATATCCACGTTGCCGAAGAGATGGTTGATGCGCTCACCATGATTGTGAATAGCGATGAGGCGTATCGAGAAGGTCGACGCGTGGTTGATACCCTCAAGGACATCCTTCCTCGTCAACAGTTTGAACTCAAAATCCAAGCCTTGATTGGCGGTAAGGTGATTGCCTCCAGCCGAATCGCTCCATTGCGCAAAGATGTCACGGCAAAACTCTATGGAGGCGATGTCACTCGTAAGCGTAAACTCTTGGAAAAGCAGAAAAAGGGAAAGAAGCGCATGAAAACCATGGGGCGCGTTTCTATCCCGGCTGATGCTTATATTAAACTGTTGCGGCGTTAATTCCCTTATCTAGCTGAAAAACGGTGATATCGTAAAGAGTATCATTGCTGCCAGCATGATGATGGAAACAACCAGCCAAATCTTGTGTGCGGTTTTCTTACGTGCCATATGCTCGATTCGTATATTAGCAAAAATTTAAAAGATGGAGAAACGGTCTTGCGGATAGTGAAGCAATTTCCCTTTATGGTGGCATTTCGACTTTCTCTGCTGGGCATTGTGCTGCTGCTCGATTTCTTCTTTTTAACCTTTTTTATACAAAGAGGCACCTGGGGCTTTCTTCTCTTTTGCTTGGTGCTTTTAGCGGTGATTTTTTTCTCATGGCGTCAATGGTACATGTGGTCAATGAATGTTCTGCTCATTACCAACCAGAGGATTGTTGATATTGATCAAAGAGGCTTTTTTGATCGTACGGTTTCTGAGACCACCTATCGACGTATTCAAGATGTGAGTTATTCAAGCTCAGGTATCTTTGCCACACTTTTTCACTATGGCAGGATTGTTATTCAAACTGCAGGCACGCAGACGAGGATTGAATTGGCCTATATTAAGAATCCAGAGCACGTGCAAGATCTGATTACGCATCTTCAGGATGAGAGCGCGCTGACTGATCGAGCAAAAAGTCAGCCAGAGGAGGGGAACCATGCCCAGGAAATCTAAAAAGCGCCAAACGCAACAAAATCCCTTAGCCAAAACTCGCTTTGTGCTAGCTCTTGCTTTACTCGTTCTCGCCGTAATCAGTACCTCAATTGTAAAAGAGCTTATCCGGCGTCACGATGTACATAGTGAGTTATCTGGTTTATCAGAGGAAATTGCAGCCCTAGAGTCACGCAATACTGAGCTGGGCTCGCTTCTGACATATTTGCAAAGCTCGACCTACCATGAACAAGAAGCTCGTCTTAAACTTGGCCTCCAGGGTCAGGGCGAGCGAGTACTTATTGTGCCAGGCTCCGAAAAAACTTTGCCTGACAACGTAAATGTAGAGAATGCAAAAGGTACAGATCCCCAAAAAGTGCAGGGTAATCCAAACAAATGGTGGAAGTGGCTTTTCTTGGCAAAAGATTGACGGAAAAGGCCTAATTCCGTACACTTCTAGAGTACTATCTTTATCTCAATCCCATGCCTCAGACACAACCAAGTCAAGAAAGTCCTGCCGCTGCTCCTACGCCGGCGCCAGTAATGCCAGATGCTCAAGCTAAAATGAAAAAGCCGCAACTCAACAATCTCTATGTCAAAGTTATCGGAGGCGTCCTCGGACTCTTTGTCTTGTTATTGATTGTGGTTGGTCTTGGTTTGTACGTGTTTGACTGGAAGGTAAATGTAGTCACTAATGTGGCAAAAACACTTCGCTATCCTATTGTCTTTGCGAATAGTCAGCCAATTTCCTACACCGCAATGCTGGAGGATAAGGCGACATTAAGTCATTACTACAAAGCGCAATCAGACCTAAGTCCTGATCTCTTCCCAGAACCAAGTGACGAGGAGTTAACTGCAATTGTGTTAAATAAGCTGCTTAGCGACGCAATGACAAATCAAATTGCGCATGATCAGGGTGTGAAGGTGAGTAACGCTGATGTGGAGTCAGAATACCAAAGCGTTGTTAGTCAATCAGGTAATGTTGAGACTGTAGAGCAAAATATTCGCGATCTATATAATTGGGACGTTGCCACCTTTAAAGAAAAGGTAATTCGACCCTTCCTCGTTCGCTCAGCAATTCAAGAGAAACTGGCGAATAATAACGATGAAAATGCACAAAAGCGTGAGTTAGCTGATGCGGTTTTGGCCAGAGTAAAAAATGGCAATGAAGATTTTGGCGAAGTTGCCAAGCAGTTTAGCGAAGATGAATCAACTGCCAGCAATGGCGGTGAGCTAGGCTTCTTTGGTCAGGGAGAAATGGTGCAGCCATTTGAAGACGCAGTGAGTCAACTTGAGCCAGGTGAAGTCAGCGACATCGTTGAAACGAGCTTTGGCTATCACATCATTCAACTCGAGGAAAAAGCTACGGACGATGATGGTAATCCAACTTATCGAGCCCGCCATATCCTCATCCGCACAAAGAGCGTGGACGACCTCATTGATGAGCGTCTAAAAGATGCCTCAGTATGGTTGCTTGCCAAGGGCTTTGTATGGAGCAAGGATGATGTCCAGGTATTGCCAGAAAGCGCACTATAGGGATGCTAAAAAGTAGCTTCGCACAGTACGATGCGGAGCGTGGAGCCGAAGGGGGGAGTCGAACCCCCGACCTCTGCTTTACGAAAGCATTGCTCTACCAACTGAGCTACTTCGGCGAGTTATTATTGTCCGATTTTCAGAGCAAGGGAAGAATAGCGAAGACAGGGGAGTAACGTCAAGAAATGGCCTATCCGATTCATCCAAAAGCAGGCGATTACTTTTTACAGGGAGGTCGCTTTGGGGTATTGCTTACTCATGGCTTTTCTGGCTCTGCCTATGACCTGCGCGAGTTGGCCGAAGAGCTGCATACTCAAGGCTGGACCGTCTTAGTGAAGAGGTTAGCTGGCCACGGCACTGATCCGCGTGATTTAGCGCAGAATGGGATAGCCGAGTGGCGAGCCTCGCTCGATGAAGCGCTTCATACACTACAAGAACATTGTGACAAAATCGCAGTTATTGGCAATTCATTTGGCGGTAATCTTTTGACTGACCTGGCTCTGCGCCACCCAGGACAAGTATCCGGCATTGGGCTTTTATCAACGCCGATTTTTACCTATGGTGAATGGTGGAAGCGTTTAGTGCTTCCTATGCTTATGCGTATTAAGTTTTCAGTGAAAAAGGCCTGGGTGCGCTACGAGGGTAAGGCTGATTATCTGGCTCGAGGTTCATACATTGAAATTCCGTTGCGTGCCTATAAGCAGTTTCTCGATTTTCTTAAGATCAGCCGCACTGAATTTTCACAGGTGCAGATCCCAGTGATCATGATTTACTCGAGTCGGGACAGCGTTGTAAAACCGCATAGTGCTGAATTTATTTATGCGGCCTTGCCAAGCAAGCAAAAGCGTCTTTATTGGGTACATGACTCCTATCATTCGCCACTTCGCTCAAATGACAAAAGTGAAGTATTTCGACTACTGACAGATTTCGTGCGTTCATTACACTAGTCTTTTCCTCAGGGGCAAGCTGTGATAGGATTCCTTAAGATAGCCCATTGTATCCTTAGTTTTTCTGCCCTTGCCAGCGTTTTTGCGGGTATAGTACAGGGGCAGTATGCGACCTTCCCAAGGTTGAGACACGGGTTCGAATCCCGTTACCCGCTCCAAGATTATTCTCATTGTAGATATCCTCACATATGTTACGACGAAGTATTACCTCACTCCTAGTTGCCGCAATGCTTTTTTCGCTAGTACCTGGCTTAGGTCTAGCCCAAGAGCAGAATGAAGATATGATTCGCTTGCAGCTTGATCAGGCAACGGTTGAGCGGGGCTATACACTACACACCCCGTCAGACGAGCTTATCATGGGAATTTTTCCAGGTGTGGTACATCGTCCAGCTCGGGTCACTATGCGCAAAGGCTTGGCAGAAGATGCTATGGAGGCGCCCGAGGGCATGCATCGCGTGAGTGAAATTTATGAGTTTGACATTTTAACTGACCCCATCCAGATTTTTGGCCGAGATGTTATTTTGGCACTTAAGTATCACTCTGATACTAATCATAAGCGCCGAGCATTTTTCTGGGACGGTAATCGCACTCGCTGGATTCCACTGAGTTCTTATGATGTGCCAGATCAGCAGCGAGTCCGTGCTTTTACGCATCTTCCGTATTCTAAAATCGCAATTTTTGAAGAAGGCGGCGTCCAAGAGGGTATAGCGAGCTGGTATCGTGATAGTCAGCACCCACTTACCGCATCCTCAAATGACTATGCCCTAGGCACAAAGGTGAGGGTGACAAACATTGATAATGGTACTTCAGTCGATGTAACCATTCGTTCACGCGGGCCCTATGTTGATGGTCGAATTATTGACTTAACCTACGATGCCTTTGATGTGATCGCCAATCCAGGGATTGGTGTTATTCATGTGCGCGTTGAAGCGGTTGACAGTATTGCTGAGGAGCAAGGGCAAGAGCCGAGCAGCTCTGCACCTGCTATTAGCGCCAGCTCTGCCATTGTGTTTGATCCGGTAAATAATCGAGTTATCTACGAGAAGGATCAACGACAGCAGTCAATTGCAAGCATTACAAAGCTTATGACTGTCATGGTATATCTTGAGTGGCACCGTGATCACTCCGGCGTACCCTTTGATCAGTTAAACCTTACCTACAGTGCGAGCGATAATGTTGGCTCAGGAGAAAGCTCGATTGATATGAGCTCGGGCGATGTCATTGCCGCGGACGAAGCAATGAAGGCCGTATTAATTGCTTCTGCTAATAATGTGACGAAAACTCTGGCACGCTCAACTGGTATGTCGACGAGCGAATTCGCTGCACGTATGAATGACGCTGCTCGACGCCTCGGTATGTCAAACACGCACTTTGTTGAACCAACTGGCATTGACGCAGGTAACGTCTCTACACCGGCCGACGTTGTAAAATTGGTAAATTATATTCTCAACCGTAATGGCGTCCGATTAATGACCGTAAGTGCCTCGGATGCTATTAGTGCAAACACTGGTACTAACCACGAAAGAATAATTACGCTTCATAGTACTAACCATATCCTCGGCAGTGGTCTACCAATTTTTGGTGGAAAAACCGGCTATCTAGGAACTGGACACGCCTCTTTTGCTCTAAAGTTTGTTGATGGAGCAAAGCAACGTGTAGTGGTTATCTTAGGTTCAGAAAACGGAAATACGCGCAATGATGACATGTTGCGCTTAGGTCGTTGGGCAATGGAGCAATAATAGCGCTGGACGCAAAGCTCTTCTTGGTTTACCCTAGAGAGGGAGGGGACCGGTAAGAGGGGGATTCATGATTCGTTTCGAAAACGTTACAAAAATATATCCCAATGGTGGTGTAGGTATCCAGGATGTAAATTTACACATCGAGCCTGGTGAATTTGTTTCTATTGTAGGTCAATCAGGATCAGGTAAGTCAACCATCACTAAACTTATTATTGCCGAGCTTCGCCCAACGAAAGGCAAAGTGGTTATTGGTGGTTGGGATATTACGAAAATTAGTCAATCAGAAATTCCTCTGCTTCGTCGTCAAATCGGAGTTGTTTTCCAGGATTTTAAATTACTTCCCAAACGTACATTATTTGAAAATGTTGCTTTTGCTTTAGAAGTGTCTGGTGCAAGTAGGAAGAATATTGACACCATCGTCCCTCAAGTATTTAAAATTGTTGGATTAGAGCAAAAGATGGACCGCTACCCACATCAAGTATCAGGTGGAGAGCAGCAGCGTACTGTTATTGCTCGTTCACTTGTGCATCGTCCGAAGATATTGGTTGCTGACGAGCCAACGGGAAATCTTGATTCAATTAACGCTCAGGAAATTATCAGCCTACTGAAGAAGATTAATGAGTTTGGGACAACTGTGCTGCTAGTGACTCACAATAGAGAAATCGTAAACACTTTACGTAAACGCGTTATTACTATTGACCAAGGCCATATGGTGATGGACCAGAAGGCCGGGAAGTATCTCCTGTAAGTATGTCATCCGCAACCCTCTCAAGAGTATTTAAGTTCGCATTTCAAAATTTTTACCGAAATGCCTGGTTATCAGTGGTGACTATTGTCATACTTTCCTTGACTCTTTTCATGATCAGCACTCTGGTGACCGCGCAAGCATTGGGAAATCAAGCGATTAATTCCGTGCTGAGCAAAGTCGATGTTTCGATATTCTTTACCGCAAATACAAGCACCCAGCAGGTAGAGTCATTAGCTGATCAATTGCGAAATCGTCCAGAGGTGGATTCGCTTGAGGTAATTAGTGCTGATGATGCTCTGGAAAAGTTTCGAGAAGAAAACTCGGATGATCCGGTTATCCAGGAATCAATTGAAGAGCTAGGCTTAAATCCATTAGGGCCGGTCTTGGTTTTACAGGCAAAAGATTTAGAGGATTATCCGACTATACTTGAATTCTTTGATACCGAAAGTGTTGCCCCGCTCATTCAGGACAAAGACAGGGATTTTGCAAGTAAGCAATTAGTTATCGAGCGACTTACTGCAATTGTAAAAAATCTCCGCGAAGTTGGTTTTATTGTTGTAGCAATTTTTATCCTTATTGCCTTTTTGGTCATCTTTAACACCATCCGTATTACTATTTATACGCACCGTGAGGAAATCGGCATCATGAAACTGGTTGGTGCTTCAAACAATTTTGTTCGCGTACCTTTCCTTATTGAAAGTGTGCTGTACGCTATCATTGCGACGATTGTTACTGCCTTGCTTTTCTATCCTGCGGTAGTTAGTTCAACCCCGGCAATTAATAATTTCTTTACAGGGTACGATTTCTCCTTCCTTGGGTATTTCCAGGCCGAATTTTGGAAAGTAGTCTTACTGCAGCTCGGTACAGCCATCCTTTTGAGCATATTCAGTGCGGCAGTGGCTGTAGGCCGTTATTTGAAGGTTTGAGGGTTGACGAAAAGGGAAAAGCGGGGTATAGTGCCTCGTCGGTTTCTGTAAAAAACCATATATTACTTGCCTAGGCATACAGACGGTGGGGAGTCGTCTAATGGTAGGACACTGCCCTTTGGAGGCAGGTACGATGGTTCGAATCCATCCTCCCCAGCCAGGAAAAGGTAATCCGTATGATGCGCGATAAAATACGCATCGTCATTTCCAGATAACTCATCAAAGGACATCATGGAAATCCTTGAATTCCGAAACCTAAAGTGGATCTACATCGAGCAGACATCTTATAAAGATGTTGAATACCTCGAGGAGCATTATCGTTTCCACCCGCTCGACCTAAAAGACTGTATTGGTGTTACACAGCGTCCGAAGATTGATATCTACGACGACTATCTCTTTTTAGTATTTCATTTCCCACAATACGATCGGGAGCAGCGTCGGATTCGCGTCCAGGAATTAAACGTCTTTTTAGGTCCGGACTATTTGATTACGCTTACCAATCAGCCAAACCCAGGTTTGAGCGAGTATTTCCAGGAATATAAGCAGAAAATTGAAGCAAACCCTAAGCCAAATCGATTGCAGAATTCATCGGCTTACTTGCTCTACAAAGTGCTGGATTTACTTTTTAGCGCTTCTCAGCCGGTCATTGATATTATTGGTGAACGACTCTCAGTGGCTGAAGAAGAAGTTTTTAGTGAGAGTAAGCGAAGTGCCACAATGGATCTCTCTATTGTCCGTAGAAATATTTTAACTTATCAACGTCTACTCGAGCCGCAGCTGCATGTTATCGA harbors:
- a CDS encoding DUF4012 domain-containing protein, with product MLHSSKSNSTEGVPQQNVLDLRKMLQRPKPAPEVKKKPVQKIVKEQLSSLRPTHFSIEKPKVSMRLPQVSFVYFRRLPGHWRSVLVFAAIALLLLSPMLLSGPVRRLHTAKGEVLAASTQAYAFLQTAGDEASQFEFSKAEDAFNQALSQFQDAQNSFDGIGGSLKTILRIMPFTGSSVTTGEALLTAGQSIARAGQRFSQAAQVLTEQTSQLDPNVEQGTNLQEIFQVLPPALDDISSDIDVALAAIKKVDPKQVPESYRDALEQVRSQLPSFYVAFHRVQSSVHVLSTLFSSGEEKQYALVFQNSNELRPTGGFMGSWALISVRDGRVKVLEVPGRGFLDLNFGSDAPYVPPEPLQLVNPTWQIQDANWWPDFPSSAEKINWFYERARGYQLDGIIAMTPAVVEDLLSLTGSIELPDYDLQVDAESFRTGLQEAVEVTYDKELNQPKQVVGALLPKLLESVFALPTKDLLQVASVLTDSLAHRDILLYSKDVDLQNEIRDLGWAGEVLSAPHDYLQVVEANIGGGKTDGMMQQDISHEVSIQSDGSLEVHLTLHRRNLGDPNDEWTGVKNVSYLRFYVPEGSRFLSAEGFTAIGPGRQQRVPSDAQSDPTSAGLEQIDAEDALSHTQISHGFAKTIFGNWLELGPGEEVTATISYQLPFTWDDVRKDGYSLYVQQQAGTSQRTLLSSFSFPESFTPNWSSPTGGEVYRLGNSVRFSAPLVMDQSYALSFTKR
- the murJ gene encoding murein biosynthesis integral membrane protein MurJ; the encoded protein is MSGRWQRIQTSLTGGALLIAAASLVSKVLGFVRDRLLAAQFGAGDTLDAYYAAFKLPDLIFNVLVLGALSAAFIPVFIERWQKCQTEEEKQQAWHIANSVLNILLIILAVLSVLLILFAPWLVPFLAPGFPEEKMRLTVQLTQIMLGSILFFGVSNVFSGLLNAFRRFAAYAMAPIFYNVGIIVGITAFYSWWGIPGLAWGVVLGAALHMLVQIPAVFHTGYRYSTALDMRDPAVKKIMRLILPRTLGLAVNQLNNVVITIIGSTLAAGSVAIFNFANNLQSFPIGLVGVSLAVAAFPYFSEAFSQQDKEKFVTHFSITLRRIVFFIVPAAVLILLLRAHIVRVVLGAGEFDWEATYLTAQTLGYFAVSLVAQSLLPMLARSFYADQDTSTPVKIAVVSLLVNVALSIWLAPQHGILGLAAAFSVANVVNMLLLLAVLRVRHGNLDDERIIRSTINILLASAVMALVTWISLRAFLPGINNRTFIGIFLQGAIAGSIGILVYLGIAITFRFDEVHLVTTRLQRIWQQLRAVLRNGGKWKQGAE
- the lepA gene encoding elongation factor 4 gives rise to the protein MNSADKQIRNFSIIAHIDHGKSTLADRFLELTGTVDARHMRAQYLDRMDLERERGITIKLKPIQMQYKGYTLNLIDTPGHVDFTYEVSRSLAAVEGVILIVDATQGVEAQTVANLYLALQQDLQIIPVMNKIDLPNADVPRVRQELAQLIGVDPESILAVSAKTGEGVEAVLERIIAEVPAPKGTLDAPTQALIFDSYFDDYRGVISSVRVVNGAIRSNEDIRFLATKTQTKALEVGHFGMEFQPKPEIKAGEIGYIVTGLRDIEKAKVGDTISTTKSVATALPGYQAMKPMVFAALYCQSGDEFERLREGIEKLKLNDAALDYIPEHSPALGFGFRCGFLGMLHMEVVEQRLKREFGISVIVSAPSVAYRITTTNKETKDYANPMDWPEANHIVKVEEPWMSVTVVSPNDWIGPVMQAVTDRRGVYKTTEYLEGGRLVLHYEVPLSSLISDFHDTLKSVSQGYASLNYDYLGFREADVTRLDIHVAEEMVDALTMIVNSDEAYREGRRVVDTLKDILPRQQFELKIQALIGGKVIASSRIAPLRKDVTAKLYGGDVTRKRKLLEKQKKGKKRMKTMGRVSIPADAYIKLLRR
- a CDS encoding PH domain-containing protein; this encodes MLDSYISKNLKDGETVLRIVKQFPFMVAFRLSLLGIVLLLDFFFLTFFIQRGTWGFLLFCLVLLAVIFFSWRQWYMWSMNVLLITNQRIVDIDQRGFFDRTVSETTYRRIQDVSYSSSGIFATLFHYGRIVIQTAGTQTRIELAYIKNPEHVQDLITHLQDESALTDRAKSQPEEGNHAQEI
- a CDS encoding septum formation initiator family protein, which codes for MPRKSKKRQTQQNPLAKTRFVLALALLVLAVISTSIVKELIRRHDVHSELSGLSEEIAALESRNTELGSLLTYLQSSTYHEQEARLKLGLQGQGERVLIVPGSEKTLPDNVNVENAKGTDPQKVQGNPNKWWKWLFLAKD